One part of the Solea solea chromosome 1, fSolSol10.1, whole genome shotgun sequence genome encodes these proteins:
- the cc2d1b gene encoding coiled-coil and C2 domain-containing protein 1B isoform X4: MFGKKKRAPQPRRQGAAAAMQFGLFVDPDEMMMGMQEDNLNDSDLEDELASITGSKAVREKAKQRGKSTLPMEDIAKMADECMRDVDDEDDENVEDDEDLLAELQEVVGEGEAEDDVTVSSTTPATVNISKDETPVSPPPQYLPFVAVPQQEAKVSSAAPGSLQHTLEERMAMYKTALQNAKSAGEASKARRFDRGLKTLASMLTDLKKGRSVSEAEIPPPVATGAPSTASRPTVPARPAPPVPSHPESTPSDQQEEPEATAPPPGVPEIITPTTEEEQSSSTATPHLSCVPSPEEQPEEPALLLQTSHTDANEATKAMLLERQKEYKMAALKAKREGDVEQAKLFFRTSKKFDPVIEALEKGQEVDLSGIPPPPGQLSDASSAPLTEPSSAENTQATQPPAAPAPAASSVPVAPKDVLEALEQRLAKYVEASAQAKASGNDRKARMHDRIAKQYQSAIRAHKAGKPVDFDELPVPPGFPPLPGQKATGAEQGIIAALEAASKLTSTDVAEAPDEDDEEKEEPAAVPEEPKKTTLDVSTAGQRRKRTPSPSPDRSTHREGLSPTAVQQLEFLEGRKKQYMKAALQAKQKNDLEQAKTFLRTAKGFEPMIDAVRSGKSVDISTVPSPPGDDEEDFILVHHRDVQLSEKDEQVYTQLAKMLKEQYEKCMTHSKQFTHLGNISETTKFEKMAESCKNSLEVLKLAQTRGLPPPKYHFEQKSFHTVRIFPELSSTDMVVIIVKGMNLPAPSGIQTNDLDAYVKFDFPFPSSEQAQKHKTAVIKNTNSPEYNQSFTLSINRNHRGLRRIVTSKGLKLELLHKGGFFRSDKPIGTAVVKMDKLESQSEIREIVEVMDGRKATGGRVEVKVRLREPLSGQDKQTSTERWLVIDQSQVLL, encoded by the exons GCACTTTGCCAATGGAAGACATCGCAAAAATGGCCGATGAGTGTATGAGGGACGTGGACGATGAAGATGACGAAAATGTGGAAGACGATGAAGATCTTTTG GCAGAGCTACAGGAAGTGGTGGGTGAGGGCGAAGCTGAGGATGACGTAACTGTTTCCTCCACAACTCCTGCCACTGTCAACATTTCCAAAGATGAAACACCAGTGTCGCCACCGCCTCAG TATCTTCCGTTTGTTGCGGTGCCACAGCAGGAAGCAAAGGTCTCCTCAGCGGCCCCCGGCAGCCTACAGCACACCCTAGAGGAGAGGATGGCCATGTACAAGACGGCCTTACAGAACGCCAAGAGTGCAGGGGAGGCTTCTAAAGCCAGGAGGTTCGACCGTGGTTTGAAG ACACTGGCGTCCATGTTAACTGACCTGAAAAAGGGAAGGTCTGTGAGCGAGGCAGAGATCCCGCCTCCTGTTGCCACTGGAGCCCCCAGCACTGCTTCTCGTCCCACTGTCCCCGCACGACCTGCTCCCCCTGTGCCCTCTCACCCCGAATCCACTCCATCAGATCAGCAGGAGGAGCCTGAGGCCACAGCGCCACCTCCTGGCGTGCCAGAGATCATCACACCCACCACTGAAGAGGAGCAGTCGTCCTCCACCGCCACGCCTCACCTGAGCTGCGTCCCCTCTCCAGAGGAGCAGCCAGAGGAACCTGCTCTCCTGCTGCAGACCAGTCACACAGATG CGAACGAGGCGACAAAGGCGATGCTTTTGGAGAGGCAGAAAGAATACAAGATGGCAGCTCTGAAAgccaagagagagggagacgtgGAGCAAGCGAAACTTTTCTTCAGGACCAGTAAG AAATTCGATCCAGTTATTGAGGCACTGGAGAAAGGACAAGAAGTGGACCTGAGTGGCATTCCACCTCCTCCAGGCCAGC TTTCAGACGCAAGCTCTGCCCCACTGACAGAACCTTCCtctgctgaaaacacacaggccACGCAGCCCCCTGCAGCTCCAG CCCCTGCAGCGTCATCGGTTCCTGTGGCTCCCAAAGACGTGCTGGAGGCCCTTGAGCAGAGACTAGCCAAGTATGTGGAGGCATCTGCTCAAGCCAAAGCCAGTGGAAATGACCGCAAGGCACGAATGCATGACCGCATTGCTAAG CAATACCAGAGTGCCATCCGAGCTCATAAAGCAGGAAAACCAGTCGACTTTGACGAGCTGCCAGTTCCTCCAG GTTTTCCTCCATTGCCAGGTCAGAAAGCAACAGGAGCTGAGCAGGGGATTATTGCTGCTCTGGAGGCAGCCAGTAAGCTCACTTCTACCGATGTTGCTGAAGCACCAGATGAAGACgatgaagagaaagaggag cctGCTGCTGTTCCAGAGGAGCCAAAGAAAACCACGTTAGACGTCTCCACTGCAGGTCAAAGACGGAAAAGGACTCCTTCACCTTCACCTGACAGATCAACTCACAGGGAAGGACTTTCCCCAACAG CGGTTCAGCAGCTGGAGTTCCTGGAGGGTCGGAAGAAGCAGTACATGAAGGCAGCACTGCAGGCCAAGCAGAAGAACGATTTGGAGCAGGCCAAGACTTTCCTCCGCACAGCCAAGGGCTTCGAACCCATGATCGACGCAGTACGCAGCGGGAAAAGTGTGGACATCAGTACG GTGccgtcgccccctggtgacgaCGAGGAAGACTTCATCCTGGTTCATCACAGGGACGTTCAGCTCTCCGAGAAAGACGAGCAGGTTTACACACAACTGGCCAAGATGCTCAAAGAACAGTACGAG AAATGTATGACTCACTCCAAGCAGTTCACACACCTGGGAAACATCTCTGAAACTACAAA GTTTGAGAAGATGGCGGAGAGCTGTAAGAACAGCCTGGAGGTGCTGAAGCTGGCTCAGACGAGGGGTTTGCCTCCTCCTAAATATCACTTTGAACAGAAGTCGTTCCACACCGTCAG gATATTTCCAGAGCTGAGCAGTACTGACATGGTTGTTATAATCGTTAAAGGGATGAATCTTCCTGCACCAAGTG GAATTCAAACCAACGATCTGGATGCCTACGTCAAGTTTGACTTCCCCTTCCCCAGCTCT GAGCAGGCTCAGAAACACAAAACTGCCGTCATCAAGAACACTAACTCTCCAG AATACAACCAGAGCTTCACGTTGTCAATCAACCGCAACCACCGCGGCTTGAGGAGGATAGTGACTTCTAAAGGCCTcaagctggagctgctgcacaAAGG CGGTTTCTTCCGGAGCGACAAACCGATTGGAACGGCCGTGGTGAAGATGGACAAACTAGAGTCACAGAGTGAAATCAGGGAAATCGTAGAG GTGATGGACGGTCGCAAGGCCACCGGAGGACGTGTTGAAGTGAAGGTGCGACTGCGGGAGCCTCTGAGCGGTCAGGACAAGCAGACGAGCACAGAGCGCTGGCTGGTGATCGACCAGTCACAG GTTCTTCTTTAG